Proteins co-encoded in one Centroberyx gerrardi isolate f3 chromosome 18, fCenGer3.hap1.cur.20231027, whole genome shotgun sequence genomic window:
- the cep57l1 gene encoding centrosomal protein CEP57L1, whose protein sequence is METYRDQILDSPSKNSYIGSYYQPPDRILSIPREKETPVQLPMSMNLQQTSPWVSRTTPNVNVDSKAVIDALKTLQEKIRRLELERRQAERNVQQFSQAAHKYEQYTASAAAHSQSPLNLPETDNSSRKELGSQLQSAEARCHVLEKQLDYMKKMVENAEKEKKALTEKQASLQNQKLPKGSNIQTQREKLDKLERECLKLSKTQTLAEMKLAVLEQKLLKEEHERKLVQEKADELQRELDINLQLCPPATEEIKPKKKRKTTSRRPSRQSEPVSPSRPKGKRMPFVAGTSTSPSHSVHANVQSILHMMKHHQPQLCDRVRSLHRSGCGAKKSLGRDFSPSSGAPHKPGSGPEQAAPSLGSLSDLLLALQDELGQMSFEHQELMHQIDATHQREHREDLERELEGLVNKMEEKGAQITKLRKHQQTVHKLTQSTEKQARSDETKTKKASGIRPPLPTPVRAKQQGKKGGPPQSNLRLLRETQKFRNSLKQDDLSWET, encoded by the exons ATGGAGACTTACCGAGATCAG ATTTTAGACTCGCCCTCTAAGAACAGTTACATTGGGAGCTACTACCAGCCTCCAGACAGGATACTGTCAATACCAAGAGAGAAGGAGACCCCTGTACAGCTTCCCATGAGCATGAACCTACAGCAGACCAGTCCTTGGGTGTCTCGGACCACACCTAACGTTAATGTTGACAGCAAAG CTGTCATTGATGCACTGAAGACCCTCCAGGAGAAGATCAGGCGGCTGGAGTTGGAAAGGAGGCAAGCAGAGAGGAACGTCCAGCAGTTCTCCCAGGCTGCTCATAAGTATGAGCAGTACACTGCATCTGCTGCTGCGCACAGCCAATCACCACTCAACCTGCCCGAGACAGACAACTCCAGCAGGAAAG AGCTGGGCTCACAGCTGCAGTCTGCAGAAGCTCGCTGTCATGTCCTTGAGAAGCAGCTGGACTACATGAAGAAGATGGTGGAAAATgctgagaaggagaagaaggctCTGACGGAGAAACAG GCTTCACTTCAGAACCAGAAGCTGCCAAAAGGCTCAAACATCCAAACTCAGCGTGAGAAGCTGGACAAACTTGAAAGGGAGTGTCTCAAATTGAGTAAAACCCAAACTCTGGCAGAG ATGAAACTTGCAGTTCTGGAGCAGAAACTACTGAAAGAAGAGCATGAGCGTAAGCTTGTGCAGGAGAAGGCAGATGAG CTGCAGAGGGAGTTGGACATTAACCTTCAGCTGTGTCCCCCAGCTACTGAAGAGATTAAaccaaagaagaaaaggaaaacgaCCTCCAGG AGACCCTCTAGACAGAGTGAACCAGTATCACCAAGCCGCCCTAAAGGCAAGCGAATGCCCTTTGTTGCAGGAACG TCGACGAGCCCTAGCCATTCGGTCCACGCCAACGTACAGAGCATCCTTCACATGATGAAGCACCACCAGCCGCAGCTGTGCGACCGAGTGCGCTCCTTGCACAGGTCCGGCTGCGGGGCTAAGAAAAGCCTCGGCAGGgacttctctccatcctccggCGCTCCTCATAAGCCTGGCAGTGGGCCTGAGCAAGCAGCTCCGTCACTGGgctctctgtctgacctgctCTTGGCTCTGCAGGACGAGCTAGGACAGATGAGCTT tgagcaCCAGGAGCTGATGCATCAGATAGATGCAACACATCAACGGGAGCACAGGGAGGACCTGGAGAGAGAACTGGAGGGGTTGGTCAACAagatggaggaaaagggagCTCAGATCACTAAGCTCCGCAAACACCAGCAGACG gTCCACAAATTGACCCAGAGCACCGAGAAGCAAGCGCGCAGTGATGAGACAAAGACCAAGAAGGCGAGTGGGATCAGGCCGCCCCTCCCCACCCCTGTGAGGGCTAAGCAGCAGGGGAAGAAGGGCGGTCCGCCTCAGAGCAACCTGCGGCTTCTCAGAGAGACCCAGAAGTTCCGCAACAGCCTGAAACAAGATGACCTTTCCTGGGAGACATAA